In Nocardia asteroides, a single genomic region encodes these proteins:
- the dut gene encoding dUTP diphosphatase, which translates to MSALSPIPLLRTDPGIPLPARAHAGDAGVDLCTTEDVVLEPGERVLVGTGIAVALPKGTVGLVHPRSGLAAKTGLSVVNTPGTIDAGYRGEIKVCLINHDPRTAIELRRGDRIAQLLVQRVELVDFIEVETLDETARGAGGYGSSGGHASLAEEA; encoded by the coding sequence GTGAGTGCACTGTCACCGATACCCCTGCTGCGGACAGATCCCGGCATCCCCCTTCCCGCTCGCGCCCATGCCGGTGACGCGGGGGTCGATCTGTGCACCACCGAGGACGTGGTGCTGGAGCCGGGGGAGCGGGTGCTGGTCGGCACCGGCATCGCGGTCGCGCTGCCGAAGGGGACGGTCGGGCTGGTGCATCCGCGCTCCGGGCTGGCGGCGAAGACCGGGCTCTCGGTGGTGAACACGCCGGGCACGATCGATGCCGGCTACCGCGGCGAGATCAAGGTCTGCCTGATCAACCACGATCCGCGCACCGCCATCGAGCTGCGCCGCGGCGACCGGATCGCGCAGCTGCTCGTGCAGCGGGTGGAGCTGGTGGATTTCATCGAGGTCGAGACGCTGGACGAGACCGCGCGGGGCGCGGGGGGCTACGGATCGAGCGGCGGGCACGCGAGCCTCGCCGAGGAGGCGTGA
- a CDS encoding DUF3093 domain-containing protein yields the protein MSDLPDPVSNPANPGADRRACAPAPEPATRPPAPSYRERLWVPLWWWPIGFGVAALLAAEIHMGGHGVRAWLPYAALLPVAAWVLLWFGRHRLEVAADERGNPELRVDRAHLPVEFVARAAIVPPAAKSAALGRQLDPAAYVQHRPWVRPMLLLVLNDPDDPTPYWLISTRRPERVLTALGLPSAAD from the coding sequence GTGTCCGACCTGCCCGATCCCGTGAGCAACCCCGCGAACCCGGGTGCCGACCGGCGCGCTTGCGCACCGGCGCCCGAACCGGCGACGCGCCCTCCGGCGCCGTCCTATCGGGAGCGGCTGTGGGTGCCGCTGTGGTGGTGGCCGATCGGCTTCGGGGTGGCGGCTCTGCTGGCCGCGGAGATCCACATGGGCGGGCACGGCGTGCGCGCGTGGCTGCCCTACGCGGCGCTGCTTCCGGTAGCGGCGTGGGTGCTGCTGTGGTTCGGCAGGCATCGCCTCGAGGTGGCCGCCGACGAGCGGGGCAACCCCGAACTGCGGGTCGACCGGGCACACCTCCCGGTCGAGTTCGTCGCCCGCGCGGCGATCGTGCCGCCCGCGGCGAAGAGCGCGGCACTGGGTCGCCAACTGGACCCGGCCGCGTATGTGCAGCACCGCCCGTGGGTGCGGCCGATGCTGCTGCTCGTGCTCAACGACCCGGACGACCCCACGCCGTACTGGCTGATCAGTACGCGCAGGCCCGAACGGGTACTCACCGCGCTCGGACTGCCGAGCGCGGCCGATTGA
- a CDS encoding DUF4193 domain-containing protein produces MATDYDAPRRTESDDVSEDSLEELKARRNEAQSAVVDIDESDTAESFELPGADLSEEVLSVRVIPKQADEFTCSSCFLVHHRSRLASEKGNQLICMDCGS; encoded by the coding sequence ATGGCAACCGACTATGACGCACCGAGGCGCACCGAATCCGACGACGTGTCGGAGGATTCGCTGGAGGAGCTGAAGGCTCGTCGCAACGAGGCGCAGTCCGCCGTCGTGGATATCGACGAATCCGATACCGCGGAGTCGTTCGAGCTTCCCGGCGCGGACCTGTCCGAGGAAGTGCTGAGCGTTCGGGTGATTCCGAAGCAGGCGGACGAGTTCACCTGTTCCAGCTGTTTCCTGGTACACCACCGGAGCAGGCTCGCCAGCGAGAAGGGCAATCAGCTGATCTGCATGGATTGCGGCTCCTGA
- the cei gene encoding envelope integrity protein Cei, translating to MVSLITEGRASDRSGRPFIRRRIEPWLILVGVLALVSTVIWIKALTMEDTDTTAMSCNSPSPATGQGATAQPVALGQRVGAGRLDEVEPAPLQSTKVRVLNANNQRGQAAHVASQLGDLGFAGAPGQPVGNDPVYVNGDLECTGQIRFGVNGRPAAASVQLVVPCAELIEDQRGDDSVDLVLGSLFRDIRPSTDAEEVLRSLKNPAPGGAALDVELLDAARKAQC from the coding sequence GTGGTTTCACTGATCACCGAAGGACGCGCATCCGACCGCAGCGGTCGGCCCTTCATCCGCCGGCGCATCGAACCGTGGCTCATCCTCGTCGGCGTCCTGGCGTTGGTGTCGACGGTGATCTGGATCAAGGCACTCACCATGGAGGACACCGACACCACAGCGATGAGCTGCAACTCACCCAGTCCCGCCACCGGCCAGGGCGCCACCGCCCAGCCCGTCGCACTCGGCCAGCGGGTCGGCGCGGGCCGGCTCGACGAGGTGGAGCCCGCGCCCCTGCAGAGCACCAAGGTGCGCGTGCTGAACGCCAACAACCAGCGCGGCCAGGCCGCGCACGTCGCCTCCCAGCTCGGCGATCTCGGCTTCGCCGGGGCGCCGGGGCAGCCGGTCGGCAACGACCCGGTCTACGTCAACGGCGACCTGGAGTGCACCGGCCAGATCCGGTTCGGGGTGAACGGCCGCCCGGCCGCCGCCTCGGTCCAGCTGGTGGTGCCCTGCGCCGAGCTGATCGAGGACCAGCGCGGCGACGACAGCGTCGACCTGGTGCTCGGCTCGCTCTTCCGGGACATCCGGCCGAGCACCGACGCCGAGGAGGTGCTGCGCTCGCTGAAGAACCCGGCGCCGGGCGGCGCCGCGCTCGACGTCGAGCTGCTCGACGCCGCCCGCAAGGCGCAGTGCTGA
- a CDS encoding inositol monophosphatase family protein, with protein MGAVPHPTPAPHPAALDAAATDATTTDPADLRRIAVELAESAAAHVRARRPEVFGPAGIVADGAVQAKSTPTDPVTVVDTEAEELVRALLAEQRPHDLVVGEEGGGDFAEAGDRIAWVIDPIDGTVNFLYGLPGYAVSVAAMRNGRSVAGAVVDVERAATYSAARGLGALRVDADGTVEHLRCTPVREASMALVGTGFAYGTARRTEQAGLVARLLPAVRDIRRLGAAALDLCLVGAGRLDAYYEHGLNTWDWAAGALVAEEAGARLVLPPATAVGAAGDLVLAAAPGIADELLALFERTGAAAPIPQP; from the coding sequence ATGGGTGCCGTGCCGCATCCCACCCCAGCACCGCACCCGGCCGCGCTCGACGCCGCCGCCACCGACGCGACCACCACCGACCCCGCCGACCTGCGCCGGATCGCGGTCGAGCTGGCCGAGAGCGCGGCCGCGCACGTGCGCGCCCGCCGCCCCGAGGTCTTCGGCCCGGCCGGGATCGTCGCCGACGGCGCGGTGCAGGCCAAGAGCACCCCGACCGACCCGGTGACGGTGGTCGACACCGAGGCCGAGGAGCTGGTGCGGGCCCTGCTCGCCGAGCAGCGCCCGCACGACCTGGTGGTCGGCGAGGAGGGCGGCGGCGACTTCGCGGAGGCGGGCGACCGGATCGCGTGGGTGATCGACCCGATCGACGGCACCGTGAACTTCCTCTACGGCCTGCCGGGGTACGCCGTCTCGGTGGCCGCGATGCGGAACGGGCGCTCGGTGGCGGGCGCGGTGGTCGACGTGGAGCGCGCCGCCACCTACAGCGCGGCGCGCGGGCTCGGCGCGCTGCGCGTCGACGCCGACGGCACCGTCGAGCACCTGCGCTGCACCCCGGTCCGGGAGGCGTCGATGGCACTGGTCGGCACCGGCTTCGCCTACGGCACCGCGCGCCGGACCGAGCAGGCCGGGCTGGTGGCACGGCTGCTGCCCGCGGTGCGCGACATCCGCAGGCTCGGGGCCGCCGCGCTGGATCTGTGCCTGGTCGGCGCGGGCAGGCTTGATGCGTACTACGAGCACGGGCTGAACACCTGGGACTGGGCGGCGGGCGCCCTGGTCGCCGAGGAGGCGGGGGCGCGGCTGGTGCTGCCCCCCGCCACCGCGGTCGGCGCGGCGGGCGACCTGGTGCTCGCCGCCGCGCCCGGGATCGCGGACGAACTGCTCGCGCTCTTCGAGCGCACCGGCGCGGCCGCGCCCATCCCGCAGCCCTGA
- the ppgK gene encoding polyphosphate--glucose phosphotransferase, giving the protein MSARGHAFGIDIGGSGVKGASVNLDTGELAQERIKIATPQPSTPQAVAATVAELVAKADWDGPVGITLPAVVLDGVARTAANIDRGWIGTDARALFAEALGGRQVTVLNDADAAGLAEDRYGAAREYSGSVLLLTFGTGIGSALIYHGALVPNTELGHMEVGGMETEHRAAASVKERRELSFEQWAAEVSTVLIALENLFWPNVIVAGGGISRDSDQWIPLLTNRTPVIPAHLRNTAGIVGAAMAVHDGITP; this is encoded by the coding sequence ATGTCCGCTCGGGGGCACGCATTCGGGATCGACATCGGCGGCAGCGGTGTCAAGGGCGCTTCGGTGAATCTGGACACCGGTGAGCTCGCCCAGGAGCGCATCAAGATCGCGACGCCGCAGCCCTCCACCCCGCAGGCGGTCGCGGCGACCGTTGCCGAACTGGTCGCGAAGGCGGACTGGGACGGCCCGGTCGGCATCACGCTGCCCGCGGTGGTGCTGGACGGCGTCGCGCGCACCGCGGCCAACATCGACCGCGGCTGGATCGGCACCGACGCCCGCGCGCTCTTCGCCGAGGCGCTCGGCGGCAGGCAGGTCACCGTGCTCAACGACGCCGACGCGGCGGGGCTGGCCGAGGACCGCTACGGCGCGGCGCGCGAGTACTCCGGCTCGGTCCTGCTGCTCACCTTCGGCACCGGGATCGGCTCCGCGCTGATCTACCACGGCGCGCTGGTGCCGAACACCGAACTCGGGCACATGGAGGTCGGCGGGATGGAGACCGAGCACCGCGCCGCCGCCTCGGTCAAGGAGCGCAGGGAGCTGAGCTTCGAACAGTGGGCCGCCGAGGTGAGCACGGTGCTGATCGCGCTGGAGAACTTGTTCTGGCCGAATGTCATCGTGGCCGGTGGCGGCATCAGCCGGGACAGCGACCAGTGGATTCCGCTGCTCACGAACCGCACCCCGGTGATCCCCGCGCACCTCAGGAACACCGCGGGCATCGTCGGCGCGGCGATGGCGGTACACGACGGCATCACGCCCTGA
- the eutC gene encoding ethanolamine ammonia-lyase subunit EutC, whose translation MSGAEFWEPLRRSTQARIGLGRAGDALPTERVLEFRAAHSAARDAVHAALDTAALAADLAARGLGDATVVASRARDRDEYLRRPDLGRLPGSELPGQVSADVGFVLADGLSAFAVAEHGPATLAALTAALPPALSTAPPVLATQARVALGDHIGAALGVTTLVLLIGERPGLSVADSLGIYLTHHPHPGRTDAERNCLSNIHPPDGLGYERAARIVAALIEGARALGRSGVDLKDDSLPLGTGDRAELG comes from the coding sequence ATGAGCGGCGCGGAGTTCTGGGAGCCGCTGCGCCGCAGCACGCAGGCGCGGATCGGGCTCGGCCGGGCCGGTGACGCGCTACCGACCGAGCGGGTGCTGGAGTTCCGCGCCGCGCACTCCGCCGCCCGCGACGCCGTGCACGCCGCCCTCGACACCGCCGCGCTCGCCGCCGACCTCGCCGCCCGCGGCCTCGGCGACGCCACCGTCGTCGCCAGCCGCGCCCGCGACCGCGACGAGTACCTGCGCCGCCCCGACCTCGGCAGGCTCCCCGGCTCCGAGCTGCCCGGGCAGGTGTCGGCGGACGTCGGCTTCGTGCTCGCCGACGGCCTCTCCGCCTTCGCCGTCGCCGAACACGGCCCGGCCACCCTCGCCGCCCTGACCGCCGCGCTCCCCCCCGCGCTCAGCACCGCCCCGCCGGTGCTCGCCACCCAGGCGCGGGTCGCGCTCGGCGACCACATCGGCGCCGCGCTCGGCGTCACCACCCTGGTCCTGCTGATCGGCGAGCGCCCCGGCCTCTCGGTCGCCGACAGCCTCGGCATCTACCTCACCCACCACCCGCACCCCGGCCGCACCGACGCCGAACGCAACTGCCTCTCCAACATCCACCCGCCCGACGGTCTCGGCTACGAGCGCGCCGCCCGCATCGTCGCCGCCCTGATCGAGGGCGCCCGCGCCCTCGGCCGCTCCGGCGTCGACCTCAAGGACGACTCGCTGCCGCTCGGCACCGGCGACCGCGCCGAACTCGGCTGA
- a CDS encoding ethanolamine ammonia-lyase subunit EutB yields the protein MPTFTQPLRGTGYRFDGLVELLAKASPRRSGDELAGCAAESDAERAAAQWALADVPLRTFLDDQVVPGETDEVTRLILDRHDRAAFAPIAAQTVGELRDHLLTVAATDTAAATLSALAPGLTPEMVAAVSKLMRNQDLIAVAAAARVTSAFRTTIGAPGTLATRLQPNHPTDDPRGIAAAVLDGLLLGCGDAVIGINPATDSPHAAGELLRLLDDVRTRFDIPVQSCVLAHVTTTLRLIETGAPVDLVFQSVAGTEGANRSFGVDLALLREGAEAARSLGRGTVGGNVMYLETGQGSALSAGAHLGAGDRPVDQQTLEARAYAVARELEPLLVNTVVGFIGPEYLYDGKQIVRAGLEDHFCGKLLGLPMGVDVCYTNHAEADQDDMDTLLTLLGAAGAAFVIAVPGADDVMLGYQSLSFHDVLYARRVLGLRPAPEFADWLRGLGMLDAGGRILPVDAAASPLRALAAGR from the coding sequence GTGCCGACCTTCACGCAGCCGCTGCGCGGCACCGGCTACCGCTTCGACGGCCTGGTCGAGCTGCTGGCCAAGGCGTCGCCGCGGCGCAGCGGGGACGAGCTCGCCGGCTGCGCCGCCGAATCCGACGCCGAGCGCGCCGCCGCGCAGTGGGCGCTCGCCGACGTCCCGCTCCGGACATTCCTGGACGACCAGGTCGTGCCGGGCGAGACCGACGAGGTCACCCGGCTGATCCTGGATCGGCACGACCGCGCCGCCTTCGCCCCGATCGCCGCGCAGACCGTCGGCGAGCTGCGCGACCATCTGCTCACCGTCGCCGCCACCGACACCGCCGCCGCCACCCTGAGCGCCCTCGCCCCCGGCCTCACCCCGGAGATGGTCGCCGCCGTATCCAAACTCATGCGCAACCAGGACCTGATCGCCGTGGCCGCCGCCGCGCGCGTCACCAGCGCCTTCCGCACCACCATCGGCGCCCCCGGCACGCTCGCCACCCGGCTGCAGCCGAACCACCCCACCGACGACCCGCGCGGAATCGCCGCCGCGGTGCTGGACGGGCTGCTGCTCGGCTGCGGCGACGCCGTGATCGGCATCAACCCGGCCACCGACTCCCCGCACGCCGCGGGCGAGCTGCTCCGCCTGCTCGACGACGTGCGCACCCGCTTCGACATCCCGGTGCAGTCCTGCGTGCTCGCGCACGTCACCACCACCCTCCGGCTGATCGAGACCGGCGCGCCGGTGGACCTGGTGTTCCAGTCGGTCGCCGGGACCGAGGGCGCCAACCGGAGCTTCGGGGTCGACCTGGCGCTGCTGCGCGAGGGCGCGGAGGCGGCGCGCTCGCTCGGCCGCGGCACCGTCGGCGGGAACGTCATGTACCTGGAGACCGGGCAGGGCTCGGCGCTCTCGGCGGGCGCGCACCTCGGCGCGGGCGACCGCCCGGTCGACCAGCAGACCCTGGAGGCCCGCGCCTACGCCGTCGCCCGCGAGCTGGAGCCGCTGCTGGTGAACACCGTCGTCGGCTTCATCGGCCCGGAGTACCTCTACGACGGCAAGCAGATCGTCCGGGCCGGGCTGGAGGACCACTTCTGCGGCAAGCTGCTCGGGCTGCCGATGGGCGTCGACGTCTGCTACACCAACCACGCCGAGGCCGACCAGGACGACATGGACACGCTGCTCACCCTGCTCGGCGCGGCGGGCGCCGCCTTCGTCATCGCGGTGCCCGGCGCCGACGACGTGATGCTCGGCTACCAGAGCCTGAGCTTCCACGACGTGCTCTACGCCAGGCGGGTGCTCGGGCTGCGCCCCGCGCCGGAGTTCGCGGACTGGCTGCGCGGGCTCGGCATGCTCGACGCGGGCGGCCGGATCCTCCCGGTCGACGCTGCCGCCTCGCCGCTGCGCGCACTGGCGGCCGGGCGATGA
- a CDS encoding rhomboid-like protein, translated as MPDSPPAPWLRTLDATDCVRAVTGWLRAPGLARRIGPALRAHFAGAPASTAYVFTLLVTWWTLRGLSPQAERALILSASTNLHNMRENPIQVLVASAFWTEGGFPYWVLPQFLVVTAFAERRLGTARWIALFAVGHVGATLLTVTAISYGIDHGVIPYRVAVAADVGSSYGATAIMAAMSFLFRGGLRLVWAGTLVAVLAAAYWIGPTFTDYGHLCAAGIGLVAGAAGSAFQRRRARRAGQPVR; from the coding sequence GTGCCCGACTCGCCCCCCGCACCGTGGTTGCGCACCCTGGACGCGACCGACTGCGTGCGGGCGGTCACCGGCTGGCTGCGGGCTCCCGGGCTCGCCCGCCGGATCGGCCCCGCGCTGCGGGCGCACTTCGCGGGCGCGCCGGCCAGCACCGCCTACGTGTTCACGCTGCTGGTCACCTGGTGGACGCTGCGCGGGCTGAGCCCGCAGGCCGAGCGGGCGCTGATCCTCTCCGCCTCGACCAACCTGCACAACATGCGGGAGAACCCGATCCAGGTGCTGGTGGCGTCGGCGTTCTGGACCGAGGGCGGCTTCCCGTACTGGGTTCTCCCGCAGTTCCTGGTGGTGACGGCCTTCGCCGAGCGCAGGCTCGGGACGGCGCGCTGGATCGCGCTCTTCGCGGTCGGGCACGTGGGGGCGACGTTGCTCACCGTCACCGCGATCTCCTACGGCATCGATCACGGGGTGATCCCGTACCGCGTGGCGGTCGCGGCCGACGTGGGCAGCAGCTACGGGGCCACCGCGATCATGGCGGCGATGTCGTTCCTCTTCCGCGGCGGGTTGCGGCTGGTCTGGGCCGGGACGCTGGTGGCCGTGCTGGCGGCGGCCTACTGGATCGGGCCGACCTTCACCGACTACGGGCACCTGTGCGCGGCCGGCATCGGGCTGGTCGCCGGTGCGGCGGGCAGCGCCTTCCAGCGCAGGCGCGCCCGCCGCGCGGGACAGCCCGTGCGGTGA
- a CDS encoding cation:proton antiporter yields the protein MDGTALALLELGAVLFVLGLLGRLAGRAGMSPIPLYLLGGLAFGQGGFVELSAANDFGHLAAEIGVVLLLLLLGLEYTAPELVTGLRRSWPAGLVDLVANATPGAAVALLLGWGATGAITMAGVTYISSSGIVAKVLADLGRLGNRETPVVLSILVFEDLAMALYLPILTTVLAGLSVLSGLRALGTALACVTVVLLLALRYGRQVSALLASDDREVFLLELLGAALLVAGVASALHVSAAVGAFLLGIAISGATARQAVKLLEPLRDLFAAIFFVAFGLNTDPAAIPPVLGWAVALAVVSTVTKVATGWWAAGRQGIRAPGRARAGAALVARGEFSVVIAGLAIGIGTAATELAALASAYVLLMAVIGPVAARLAEPAYALLHRGPPPSAVGV from the coding sequence GTGGACGGCACCGCGCTCGCGTTGCTCGAGCTCGGTGCGGTGCTGTTCGTCCTCGGCCTGCTCGGCAGGCTGGCGGGGCGGGCCGGGATGTCGCCGATCCCGCTCTACCTGCTCGGCGGGCTCGCCTTCGGGCAGGGCGGCTTCGTCGAGCTGAGCGCGGCCAACGACTTCGGCCACCTGGCCGCCGAGATCGGCGTCGTGCTGCTGCTGCTCCTGCTCGGGCTGGAGTACACCGCGCCCGAACTCGTCACCGGGCTGCGCCGCTCCTGGCCGGCCGGGCTGGTCGACCTGGTCGCCAATGCCACGCCGGGCGCGGCGGTGGCGCTGCTGCTCGGCTGGGGGGCGACCGGGGCCATCACGATGGCCGGGGTCACCTACATCTCGTCGTCCGGGATCGTCGCGAAGGTCCTCGCCGACCTCGGCAGGCTCGGCAACCGGGAGACCCCCGTCGTGCTCTCCATCCTGGTCTTCGAGGACCTGGCGATGGCGCTGTACCTGCCGATCCTGACCACCGTGCTGGCCGGGCTGAGCGTGCTCAGCGGGTTGCGCGCGCTCGGCACCGCGCTGGCCTGCGTCACCGTCGTGCTGCTGCTCGCGCTGCGCTACGGGCGGCAGGTCTCGGCGCTGCTGGCCAGCGACGACCGCGAGGTGTTCCTGCTCGAGCTGCTCGGCGCGGCGCTGCTGGTGGCCGGGGTGGCCTCCGCGCTGCACGTCTCGGCGGCGGTCGGGGCGTTCCTGCTCGGGATCGCCATCTCCGGCGCGACGGCGCGGCAGGCGGTGAAGCTGCTGGAGCCACTGCGCGATCTCTTCGCCGCGATCTTCTTCGTCGCCTTCGGGCTGAACACCGACCCGGCGGCGATCCCGCCGGTGCTCGGCTGGGCGGTCGCGCTCGCGGTGGTCAGCACGGTGACCAAGGTGGCCACCGGGTGGTGGGCGGCGGGCAGGCAGGGGATCAGGGCGCCGGGGCGGGCCAGGGCGGGGGCGGCGCTGGTGGCGCGCGGCGAGTTCTCCGTCGTGATCGCCGGGCTCGCCATCGGCATCGGCACCGCCGCGACCGAACTCGCCGCGCTTGCCTCGGCCTACGTCCTGCTCATGGCGGTCATCGGGCCGGTCGCGGCGCGGCTCGCCGAGCCCGCGTACGCCCTGCTGCACCGCGGCCCGCCGCCGTCCGCCGTCGGCGTGTGA
- a CDS encoding cation:proton antiporter regulatory subunit, which translates to MNVDVTALPGIGVRKDFQARSGRRIGVVDLRDGGIDLIVSKVDDPDACAAEIPLTADEAAVLANLLGAPQLVAQLREDHRDMPGILTRQLPIKADSPYEGRTLGETGMRTRTKASIVAVMRAGQVYPSPGPDFTFGADDLLVVVGTPEGLDTAAKILTHG; encoded by the coding sequence GTGAACGTCGATGTCACAGCATTGCCCGGGATCGGGGTGCGCAAGGACTTCCAGGCCCGGTCCGGCCGCCGGATCGGGGTGGTCGATCTCCGCGACGGCGGCATCGATCTCATCGTCTCCAAGGTGGACGACCCGGACGCCTGCGCGGCCGAGATCCCGCTCACGGCGGACGAGGCGGCGGTGCTGGCCAACCTGCTCGGGGCCCCGCAGCTCGTCGCCCAGCTGCGCGAGGACCACCGCGACATGCCTGGCATCCTGACCAGGCAGCTGCCGATCAAGGCGGACTCCCCGTACGAGGGCCGCACGCTGGGGGAGACCGGTATGCGCACCCGCACCAAGGCGTCGATCGTCGCCGTGATGCGGGCGGGGCAGGTCTACCCCTCACCCGGCCCCGACTTCACCTTCGGCGCCGACGACCTGCTCGTGGTCGTCGGAACGCCCGAGGGGCTCGACACGGCCGCGAAGATCCTCACCCACGGCTGA